A DNA window from Anaerocolumna sp. AGMB13020 contains the following coding sequences:
- a CDS encoding right-handed parallel beta-helix repeat-containing protein — protein sequence MAQDRTLQLPDGSYFDLWEMEQEYDTELHVDEKHPAASDENDGSPGQPLKTINAAAARAYPGTRIWIHGGVYRECVRPARGGEGIHKMISYEAYGDGEVLIKASVEVKQFRKSEGWNLRRFSPEGFKEEGSAVIWEIKLNPEDFKGYNPFCAVNILHDRLFIEYDKTDMTTYLNRRGMVFCDGKPLYQVSLFNQLADHPGSYWVEANGQTVHFRLWDDGDPKEHTIELTNREQCFAPEIPFLSYIKVKGLTCAHGATGAPVPQRGALSCFRGHHWIIEDCTIDWSNAVGIDIGNECWHHTFSEEQVIGSVIIRRCRIFNAGVCGIAGLFAKNILMEDNLIEGTGWQRMELSWEAGGIKVHDCTGSLIRRNIFTKTHGADHLWMDMGNENNRITQNLFLDGINQREAIFIECSRDGINLIDHNIFWNIEGRFDPKQIPAEPGSSGWYKMEETSVVNGYAVYGEGTDHIHMVNNFIGKCRSAGYYAKTVAFRIAWKRGGTSRDAKIWNNIFYDCKEAAVKFPTEHNESEGNLYLNMPGGYLRVLYPAPTACLDLQAWQEFYGLDLEGQEGRLVVDLDTEKYTLEFSKAEAQKGFPGRHSGKISYLENLADIRKVKTRYITGSDFFGNTAEVDTCLPGPFGKLLENQVISIDPRRL from the coding sequence ATGGCTCAGGACAGGACTTTGCAGTTACCGGACGGAAGTTATTTTGACTTATGGGAAATGGAGCAGGAGTACGACACAGAACTTCATGTGGATGAGAAACATCCTGCTGCCTCGGATGAAAATGACGGAAGTCCAGGGCAGCCTCTGAAGACAATCAATGCAGCGGCTGCCAGAGCATATCCGGGTACCCGGATATGGATTCATGGAGGAGTTTACAGAGAATGTGTCCGTCCGGCCAGAGGCGGAGAAGGAATACATAAAATGATTTCCTATGAAGCATATGGAGATGGAGAGGTCCTTATCAAAGCTTCTGTGGAGGTTAAACAATTCAGGAAAAGCGAAGGCTGGAACCTCCGGCGTTTCTCACCAGAAGGCTTCAAGGAAGAAGGTTCGGCTGTAATCTGGGAAATAAAACTGAATCCGGAAGATTTCAAAGGCTATAATCCTTTCTGTGCCGTGAATATACTGCATGACCGGTTATTTATAGAATATGACAAGACGGATATGACCACCTACCTGAACCGAAGAGGTATGGTCTTCTGCGATGGCAAACCCCTTTATCAGGTCTCTCTGTTCAATCAGCTTGCAGACCATCCTGGCTCCTACTGGGTGGAAGCCAACGGACAGACTGTACATTTCAGACTTTGGGATGACGGAGATCCCAAGGAGCACACCATAGAGCTTACAAACAGAGAACAGTGCTTTGCCCCGGAAATTCCCTTTTTATCTTATATTAAAGTAAAAGGCCTTACTTGTGCCCATGGGGCTACAGGCGCACCGGTACCCCAAAGAGGAGCTCTCTCCTGTTTCAGGGGGCATCATTGGATTATCGAAGATTGTACCATAGACTGGTCAAATGCTGTGGGAATCGATATCGGCAATGAATGCTGGCATCACACTTTTTCCGAGGAACAGGTCATTGGGTCGGTAATTATTCGAAGGTGCCGGATCTTCAATGCCGGAGTGTGCGGCATAGCCGGGCTCTTTGCAAAAAATATACTGATGGAAGACAACCTCATTGAGGGAACGGGCTGGCAGAGGATGGAGCTATCCTGGGAGGCAGGAGGAATCAAGGTACATGACTGTACCGGCAGCCTGATCAGACGAAATATTTTTACCAAGACCCACGGGGCAGACCATCTGTGGATGGATATGGGGAATGAGAACAACCGAATTACTCAGAATCTCTTTCTGGATGGAATAAACCAGAGAGAAGCCATTTTTATAGAATGCAGCAGGGATGGCATCAACCTGATTGACCATAATATTTTCTGGAATATAGAGGGGCGCTTTGACCCGAAGCAGATACCAGCAGAACCCGGTTCCTCCGGCTGGTATAAGATGGAGGAAACGAGTGTGGTCAATGGTTATGCCGTATATGGTGAGGGCACGGATCACATCCATATGGTGAATAATTTCATTGGAAAATGCCGGAGCGCTGGTTATTATGCCAAGACGGTAGCCTTCCGGATAGCCTGGAAACGAGGAGGAACCTCCAGAGATGCAAAAATCTGGAATAATATATTTTATGACTGTAAGGAAGCGGCAGTGAAATTCCCAACGGAGCATAATGAGTCGGAGGGAAATCTCTATCTGAACATGCCGGGAGGATACCTTCGGGTACTCTACCCCGCCCCCACCGCATGTCTTGACCTGCAGGCCTGGCAGGAGTTCTACGGTCTCGATCTGGAGGGGCAGGAGGGGCGTTTGGTGGTTGACCTCGATACGGAGAAGTATACCCTTGAATTCAGTAAAGCAGAGGCACAAAAAGGTTTTCCGGGACGCCATTCCGGGAAAATATCTTATTTGGAAAACCTCGCAGATATCCGTAAGGTGAAAACCAGATATATAACCGGCAGTGACTTCTTTGGAAATACGGCAGAGGTGGATACCTGTTTACCCGGGCCGTTTGGTAAACTCCTGGAGAACCAGGTAATATCCATCGATCCCCGCAGACTGTAA